Genomic DNA from Mercenaria mercenaria strain notata unplaced genomic scaffold, MADL_Memer_1 contig_92, whole genome shotgun sequence:
CAAACATTCACGGATGGTAGATGCGAGTTTTGGGCTACAGAAGATGAACTGTATGCAGCATCGTCATTGTACAAAGTTAATTTAAAAGTGACCCAGAGAATTAAGACAAAGATGCACTGGATAACTCATACTTCTAGAAATGAAGCTAAATGTAACAATAGTGCGGTAGCGCCTTATGACGAGTCAATTCACTCGGTTTTAAAGAACAGTCATTTCAACATACTGCAGGAAGTACAGAAAGATAAGCAGATTGGTGTATTTGAACAGACGTCTGAAAGATcagaaaaacaaacagaacatTATGATTGGTTTGATCTAGAGGATACGTGCTCAAACAAGTCGAAAGGAGATCCGAATCATCATGACAACCTCACAGAAACAAATGGTTATACTACAGCCATACAGGGAACTACATTTACACGTGATAAGAAGCTGAGGTCTTTAAATAGAAAACAAACTGATAAGGAAACAACAATGAAAATACGGCAATCAAAAAATGAAGCTGTTGTAACCAATCTTTCTGCACATCCTCTGACAGATGcacaaatttcacttttgtcaaAGGGACTTAAGTTTATACCTGACAATACTAAAGTAGACAAGATTAAGTTATTAGCTGACCTTGCTGAGTGGGAACGAAGGATGCGGCTCAGAGAGTTTTTTTATGATAAAGAAAATGAAGCAACAGAACTTTCAAAAGAATCTCCcctaaaaaaaattcaaggaacATAAAAAGAGCAATTTCACGCCTGCAAAGGGCCGAGACATGTGGCTTGACCTGTACACTGAAATGGTGAAAAATGACATAGTTAACAGTTTGAAAAAGGTGGGGAAGATGAATGTTACTGCTGAAGAACAGAAAGCTTTTCAATCCCTGTTACACAATAATGATATTGTTATAAGGCCTGCTGACAAAGGATCTGGTATTGTTGTTCTAGacaaaacaagttatttaaatagTCTACAGAAAGAAATGGAGGAGAGTGATTCATACGCAGAGTCCGAGAATGATCTAACACAGACATCTATGAAAGAAGTAAAGAAATTAGTAAATAGTATGAGTAGAAATGGATCAATCCCAAAAGACATGAAACAGTACTTATTGCCAAAATATCTAAAGGCTGGTTCTCTAAAAGGTAATCCGAAACTTCATAAAAAGAATGTGCAAATGAGGTCAATTGTAAATGGAATGAACACACCAACTGAAAGATTGGCAGAGCTTGCAGAACATGAACTGAATGAATTTGTAACCTCATCACAAAGTTACATCCAGGACACTACTGACTTTATAAACAAACTGAAAGACATTCAGACACCACTTCCTGAAGGTACATTGCTATTCTGCTTTGATGTCTGTAAATTATATCCATCTGTTCCCAAGAAAGAAGGTATTGATGCATGTAGGATAGGTCTCAACAAAAGATCAAACATGCTTGTCCCAACTGAAGATGTGGTAAAAATGATAGAAGTCGTCCTCAACAACAATTTCAACCCTGGTGGTAAACactatatacagtgaaacaccgctcgctcgaggtcgcaaggggatgagcaaaatgctcgagttatccatggtttcgagcgacccaaacattgaccaacatacgaagaaagtTGAAGTTTggtttaccaattgtcatcgagaccatttgcagaggaaacggtgatgcgtaataataacacactcgtgacatttttaaaaaaaacgtattacaaacgttatttatgatagatcgtaaatggcacatgtgaagaaacagctaagacatttttttatttgaaataatgtaatcgaattcgcaattttcttctccaaattaagatctcattttatcttctcaattttatgaaaaggctatcttatttcctttatttgcatgcaaacaactgttgattaaaatattaagatctcataattatcttctcgatcccgcagaaaaaagtaataactaataacaattttgatcaataaaatttttcttccacctttcatcattaattaatctcattatcagatcaaatataccgataaacaaacatttaagatagttggggaatagaccatgcaattctcatgacgtgcgaaaattttaaattaaccgatacattctgaccgctgatggtgtgaaaaattttgacacctctgctcgagtttgccataagcaacaaagagtaaattaatacacagggaccagatgtcatgctcgagcgatcgagttatcgatgctcgacccagccatggtaatttcacatagaaaatagatggaaatcggccgggaccacatgaattgctcaagcgagcccgggtgctcgagtcatcgatgctcgagcgagcggtgtttcactgtacagaAAAAAGGTATTGCTATTGGATCCAAGTTAGGAAAAAATTTTGCATGTTCATACAAGTCATGAGAATCTAGGATGAGAAACTTATGAACTTTCACCAGCAACCCCTTTTCTACAAGAGATTTATAGACGATGGATTTGGTTTATGGACTGGCGGAGAGGAAAGTCTGAGAAATTTTGCGAGGCATGCAAATAGTATACACGAATATATTCAATTTGAACTGAGATATAGCCCAGCTAAAATAGAATTTCTAGATACATGGGTAATACTTGAGAATGGAAAAGTTTACACCAGCCTATATAAGAAGCCCActgataaacaattatatttgCACAAAAGCTCCAATCACCCACTAAATACAAAATCAGGTTTGGCGTATGGCTTAGGTCTTAGGCTTAAGAGAATCTGTGAAAAAGAGCAAGATTACCAGAAACACAGAACTGAACTTAAACAACAACTTCGCAGAAGAGGATATAGTGGTAAAGAAGTAGAACGGCAACTGACAAAAGTAGATACTTTAGACAGAGAAGACCTATTACAAAAGCAGACTAAAAAAGGAGAAGACAAACGTGTACCACTAGTATTAACATATACCAAGCAGCTCCCTAATATCCACTCAATTGTTAGGAaacatatgaacattttatatagatCTGAGAAGATGATGGAAGTGTTCCAATCTCCACCCATTATTGCCTACAGAagagacaaaaatatatgtgacaTCCTAGTGCACGGGAAAACAAACAAGGCTTTAAAGCAGTCAGTTAACCTATGTAAATGTAGAATATGTTTGTCTCTCCACATGGGAGAAGTCTGGTCCACTGACAAAAACAGCAGCTACAATACAGCCTCAGTTCCAAAATGTACTGACAGAAACTTAATATATGCTCTGGTCTGCTCACGGTGTGACATGACAGTTTATGTGGGAGAGACAGAAAGATCCCTGAAAGAACACACAGAAGAACATCTTAGAGATGTCCGTCAACAAGCAGATAAACCAATTATGAGGCATTTCGAGGGTCATACAGCAGAAGATGTAAAGGTTGCAGTACTTCAAAAGGTGTTTCACGAAGGACGCATTTACAGACAGATGGTGGAAGAGGAATGGATAAAGAGGCTTGGCACGAAGACACCCCAGGGATGTAacgtaaaacttaatatttaaaatgcattcagtaaaGTCATCAGTAGTGACCCTTGGATTCTTTAACTTAACTTGTGTAATCCTAAAAACTATGGAAGGTCCTTTCACTTAAATGACAATGCATACATTTCTAGTGTTTCCATACTGACTGCGTAT
This window encodes:
- the LOC128554986 gene encoding uncharacterized protein LOC128554986 codes for the protein MWLDLYTEMVKNDIVNSLKKVGKMNVTAEEQKAFQSLLHNNDIVIRPADKGSGIVVLDKTSYLNSLQKEMEESDSYAESENDLTQTSMKEVKKLVNSMSRNGSIPKDMKQYLLPKYLKAGSLKGNPKLHKKNVQMRSIVNGMNTPTERLAELAEHELNEFVTSSQSYIQDTTDFINKLKDIQTPLPEGTLLFCFDVCKLYPSVPKKEGIDACRIGLNKRSNMLVPTEDVVKMIEVVLNNNFNPGGKHYIQ